A single Filimonas effusa DNA region contains:
- the rplL gene encoding 50S ribosomal protein L7/L12, with product MADVKALAETLVGLTVKEVQELADVLKAEYGIEPAAAAVVVAAGGDGPAAVEEKTSFDVILTSAGASKLNVVKIVKELTGLGLKEAKDLVDGAPKPVKEGISKAEADELVAKLKDAGAEVEVK from the coding sequence ATGGCAGACGTTAAAGCATTGGCCGAAACATTAGTAGGCTTAACAGTTAAAGAAGTTCAGGAATTAGCAGACGTGCTGAAAGCTGAATACGGTATCGAACCTGCTGCTGCTGCAGTGGTAGTTGCTGCTGGTGGCGATGGCCCAGCTGCTGTTGAAGAAAAAACATCTTTCGATGTTATCCTCACTAGCGCAGGTGCAAGCAAACTGAACGTAGTTAAAATCGTTAAAGAATTAACTGGTTTAGGCCTGAAAGAAGCAAAAGACCTGGTTGACGGTGCTCCTAAACCAGTAAAAGAAGGTATCTCTAAAGCTGAAGCAGACGAACTGGTTGCTAAGCTGAAAGATGCTGGTGCTGAAGTTGAAGTTAAATAG
- the rplJ gene encoding 50S ribosomal protein L10: MTKDQKNEVIELLKEKFSQYNNFYVTNTESLTVEQVGKLRRACFDKDVEMKVAKNTLIRKALEAIDAEKYAGMYESLNNVTALMFSENPKEPAMILSSFRKESNGDKPVLKAAFINGDIYSGDENLKALTQIKTKNELIGEVIGLLQSPAKRVLAALLHHHEKQAEAGATEAAAAE; encoded by the coding sequence ATGACAAAAGATCAAAAAAACGAGGTGATTGAACTTCTGAAAGAGAAGTTTTCCCAATACAACAACTTCTACGTAACTAATACCGAATCGCTCACCGTTGAGCAGGTTGGTAAATTACGCAGAGCTTGTTTCGATAAAGACGTGGAAATGAAGGTGGCTAAAAACACCCTCATCCGCAAAGCACTCGAAGCTATCGATGCTGAGAAATATGCTGGCATGTACGAGTCTCTCAACAACGTTACTGCCCTCATGTTCTCCGAAAACCCTAAAGAACCGGCTATGATCCTGAGCTCTTTCCGCAAAGAAAGCAACGGCGATAAACCAGTTCTCAAAGCAGCTTTCATCAACGGCGACATCTACAGTGGCGACGAAAACCTGAAAGCACTTACTCAAATCAAAACCAAAAACGAACTTATCGGCGAGGTTATCGGTTTACTCCAGTCTCCTGCAAAACGTGTTCTGGCGGCTTTACTCCACCACCACGAAAAACAAGCAGAAGCAGGTGCTACCGAAGCTGCTGCAGCCGAATAA
- the rplA gene encoding 50S ribosomal protein L1, with product MASLTKKRKVAEAKIDKNKLYTLKDASAIVKDINCTKFDSSVDIHVRLGVDPKKADQQVRGTVTLPHGTGKTKRVLVLCTPDKEASAKEAGADFVGLDEFIQKIEGGWTDVDVIVATPSVMPKIGKLGKILGPRNLMPNPKTGTVTNDVAAAVNEVKGGKIAFKVDKAGIVHASIGRISFAPEKLVENGQEFINALIKLKPSSAKGTYLKGVSLASSMSPGITIDTKSVQN from the coding sequence ATGGCAAGTCTTACTAAAAAAAGAAAAGTAGCGGAAGCGAAAATCGATAAAAATAAACTGTATACCCTGAAGGATGCTTCGGCAATCGTTAAGGATATCAACTGCACTAAATTCGATAGCTCAGTAGACATTCACGTTCGCCTGGGTGTTGATCCTAAAAAAGCAGACCAGCAAGTGCGTGGTACTGTTACCCTGCCCCATGGCACCGGTAAAACCAAACGCGTTCTGGTTCTTTGTACGCCTGATAAAGAAGCTTCTGCTAAAGAAGCAGGCGCTGATTTCGTTGGTCTGGATGAATTCATCCAGAAAATCGAAGGCGGCTGGACCGATGTTGATGTAATCGTGGCTACCCCTTCAGTGATGCCTAAAATTGGTAAACTGGGTAAGATCTTAGGTCCACGTAACCTCATGCCTAACCCTAAAACTGGTACCGTTACGAACGACGTAGCTGCAGCAGTTAACGAGGTGAAAGGTGGTAAAATCGCTTTCAAAGTAGATAAAGCTGGTATCGTTCACGCTTCTATCGGCCGCATTTCTTTTGCTCCCGAGAAACTGGTGGAAAACGGACAGGAATTCATTAATGCACTCATTAAACTGAAACCCTCTTCCGCTAAAGGTACCTACCTTAAAGGTGTAAGCCTCGCCAGCTCTATGAGCCCCGGCATTACTATCGACACTAAATCAGTTCAGAACTAA
- the rplK gene encoding 50S ribosomal protein L11 gives MAKEIATYVKLQVKGGQANPAPPVGPALGSKGVNIMEFCKQFNARTQDKMGKVLPVLITVYTDKSFDFVIKTPPASIQLMEAAKIQKGSKESNRNKVGKVNWEQVEAIAKDKMPDLNCFTTESAMKMVAGTARSMGLTVEGTAPWEN, from the coding sequence ATGGCAAAAGAGATCGCAACGTACGTTAAGTTGCAGGTGAAAGGTGGCCAGGCCAACCCCGCACCTCCGGTAGGTCCTGCTTTGGGTAGTAAGGGCGTGAACATCATGGAGTTCTGTAAGCAATTCAATGCCAGAACCCAGGATAAAATGGGAAAAGTTCTCCCTGTTCTCATTACCGTGTACACCGACAAGTCTTTCGACTTCGTCATCAAAACACCTCCCGCTTCTATCCAATTAATGGAAGCCGCTAAAATTCAAAAAGGTTCTAAGGAGAGCAATCGTAACAAAGTAGGTAAAGTAAACTGGGAACAGGTTGAGGCTATCGCTAAAGATAAAATGCCCGATCTTAACTGCTTTACTACCGAAAGCGCTATGAAAATGGTAGCTGGTACTGCACGCAGTATGGGACTTACTGTTGAAGGCACAGCCCCCTGGGAAAATTAA
- the nusG gene encoding transcription termination/antitermination protein NusG produces the protein MEESTAQQIEAAESKWYVLRVVSGKERKVKEYLDKDISRSGWTDIVKQVFLPMEKVYKVQNGKKVMREKNYYPGYVMLEVAGDKLNDDIIQHISNITNVMHFLTDGKGSKGNIISLRKAEVNKMLGKVDEMNDQGVLLSEPFIVGETIKIIEGPFNDFNGVIEEVNDEKKKLKVTVKIFGRSTPVELNYMQVEKIS, from the coding sequence ATGGAAGAAAGTACAGCACAACAAATAGAAGCCGCTGAAAGTAAATGGTACGTGCTGCGCGTGGTTTCCGGTAAAGAAAGAAAGGTAAAAGAATACCTCGACAAAGATATATCACGTAGTGGCTGGACAGATATCGTGAAGCAGGTGTTCCTGCCAATGGAAAAGGTCTATAAAGTGCAGAACGGTAAAAAAGTAATGCGCGAAAAAAACTATTACCCTGGCTATGTTATGCTCGAAGTGGCCGGCGATAAACTTAACGACGACATCATCCAGCATATCAGCAATATTACCAACGTCATGCACTTCCTTACCGACGGTAAAGGCAGTAAAGGTAATATCATCTCCCTCCGCAAAGCCGAAGTAAATAAAATGCTCGGTAAAGTGGACGAAATGAACGACCAGGGTGTCCTCCTCAGCGAACCTTTTATCGTAGGCGAAACCATCAAGATCATCGAAGGACCATTCAACGACTTCAATGGCGTGATCGAAGAAGTAAACGACGAAAAGAAAAAACTGAAAGTCACAGTAAAGATCTTCGGACGCTCTACCCCGGTAGAACTCAACTACATGCAGGTAGAAAAGATCAGCTAA
- the secE gene encoding preprotein translocase subunit SecE translates to MNKVSNYFKESYQELLEKVTWPDWSQLQQSTAIVLVATVLITAMVWTMDFASNQLLKLVYSLIK, encoded by the coding sequence GTGAACAAAGTTTCTAACTATTTTAAAGAGTCCTACCAGGAATTACTCGAAAAAGTAACCTGGCCCGACTGGTCACAACTCCAGCAGTCTACTGCTATCGTTCTCGTGGCCACAGTCCTTATTACCGCTATGGTTTGGACAATGGACTTCGCAAGTAACCAATTACTGAAATTGGTTTACTCATTAATTAAGTAA